The following are encoded together in the Buteo buteo chromosome 24, bButBut1.hap1.1, whole genome shotgun sequence genome:
- the NME5 gene encoding nucleoside diphosphate kinase homolog 5 isoform X2, which yields MQMLMPEPQIFVERTLALIKPDVIDKEEEIEDLILRSGFLIVQKRTLQLSPEQCSNFYADQYGKVFFPNLTAYMSSGPLVAMVLARYCAVLYWKELLGPSNSIRARRTHPHSLRAIYGTDDLRNALHGSLSISSAEREIRFMFPEVILEPIPAGQRARDYLNLYVKPTLLAGLTALCKEKPADPMIWLADWLIEHNPNKPRLQHHIPQEDHQG from the exons ATGCAGATGCTGATGCCCGAACCTCAGATTTTTGTGGAAAGAACTCTGGCCCTCATCAAACCAGATGTCATtgataaagaagaagaaatagagGATCTCATTCTCCGATCAGGATTCCTGATCGTTCAG AAACGGACACTCCAGTTAAGCCCAGAGCAATGTAGCAACTTTTATGCAGACCAATATGGAAAAGTGTTTTTTCCCAATTTGACAGCCTATATGAGTTCTGGACCTTTAGTTGCTATGGTTCTTGCCAGATATTGTGCAGTCTTATACTGGAAGGAATTGCTTGGACCATCAAACAGCATAAGAGCTAGGAGAACTCACCCTCACAG CTTAAGAGCAATCTATGGGACTGATGATCTGAGGAATGCACTTCACGGCAGTCTCAGCATTTcctcagcagaaagagaaattcgATTCATGTTTCCAGAAG TGATCTTGGAGCCAATTCCAGCTGGACAAAGAGCTAGGGATTACTTGAACCTTTATGTAAAGCCTACATTATTAGCTGGGCTCACTGCACTGTGTAAAGAGAAGCCAGCAGATCCAATG ATTTGGCTTGCTGACTGGTTGATTGAACACAATCCTAATAAACCTAGGCTACAACATCACATCCCTCAGGAAGACCATCAGGGGTGA
- the NME5 gene encoding nucleoside diphosphate kinase homolog 5 isoform X3, whose amino-acid sequence MQMLMPEPQIFVERTLALIKPDVIDKEEEIEDLILRSGFLIVQKRTLQLSPEQCSNFYADQYGKVFFPNLTAYMSSGPLVAMVLARYCAVLYWKELLGPSNSIRARRTHPHSLRAIYGTDDLRNALHGSLSISSAEREIRFMFPEVILEPIPAGQRARDYLNLYVKPTLLAGLTALCKEKPADPMYPSRN is encoded by the exons ATGCAGATGCTGATGCCCGAACCTCAGATTTTTGTGGAAAGAACTCTGGCCCTCATCAAACCAGATGTCATtgataaagaagaagaaatagagGATCTCATTCTCCGATCAGGATTCCTGATCGTTCAG AAACGGACACTCCAGTTAAGCCCAGAGCAATGTAGCAACTTTTATGCAGACCAATATGGAAAAGTGTTTTTTCCCAATTTGACAGCCTATATGAGTTCTGGACCTTTAGTTGCTATGGTTCTTGCCAGATATTGTGCAGTCTTATACTGGAAGGAATTGCTTGGACCATCAAACAGCATAAGAGCTAGGAGAACTCACCCTCACAG CTTAAGAGCAATCTATGGGACTGATGATCTGAGGAATGCACTTCACGGCAGTCTCAGCATTTcctcagcagaaagagaaattcgATTCATGTTTCCAGAAG TGATCTTGGAGCCAATTCCAGCTGGACAAAGAGCTAGGGATTACTTGAACCTTTATGTAAAGCCTACATTATTAGCTGGGCTCACTGCACTGTGTAAAGAGAAGCCAGCAGATCCAATG taTCCTTCCAGGAACTGA
- the NME5 gene encoding nucleoside diphosphate kinase homolog 5 isoform X1 yields the protein MQMLMPEPQIFVERTLALIKPDVIDKEEEIEDLILRSGFLIVQKRTLQLSPEQCSNFYADQYGKVFFPNLTAYMSSGPLVAMVLARYCAVLYWKELLGPSNSIRARRTHPHSLRAIYGTDDLRNALHGSLSISSAEREIRFMFPEVILEPIPAGQRARDYLNLYVKPTLLAGLTALCKEKPADPMVCTVYQYCVVCFVIHLLCISKVPVRRKATLVKELCCFSSLLMS from the exons ATGCAGATGCTGATGCCCGAACCTCAGATTTTTGTGGAAAGAACTCTGGCCCTCATCAAACCAGATGTCATtgataaagaagaagaaatagagGATCTCATTCTCCGATCAGGATTCCTGATCGTTCAG AAACGGACACTCCAGTTAAGCCCAGAGCAATGTAGCAACTTTTATGCAGACCAATATGGAAAAGTGTTTTTTCCCAATTTGACAGCCTATATGAGTTCTGGACCTTTAGTTGCTATGGTTCTTGCCAGATATTGTGCAGTCTTATACTGGAAGGAATTGCTTGGACCATCAAACAGCATAAGAGCTAGGAGAACTCACCCTCACAG CTTAAGAGCAATCTATGGGACTGATGATCTGAGGAATGCACTTCACGGCAGTCTCAGCATTTcctcagcagaaagagaaattcgATTCATGTTTCCAGAAG TGATCTTGGAGCCAATTCCAGCTGGACAAAGAGCTAGGGATTACTTGAACCTTTATGTAAAGCCTACATTATTAGCTGGGCTCACTGCACTGTGTAAAGAGAAGCCAGCAGATCCAATGGTATGTACAGTATATCAGTATTGTGTGGTATGCTTTGTGATACATTTACTTTGTATTAGTAAAGTCCCTGTACGTAGGAAAGCTACTCTTGTTAAAGAGCTGTGCTGTTTTAGCTCCCTGCTAATGAGCTAA